Within the Clostridium scatologenes genome, the region GTCTAATTTTTTATTCTTCTCAATTTTATAGGCATTTATATAAGAAATAAAAGCTATAATTGAAACAATGCCTATAGAGATATAAAAAATTTTAAAAAGTATTTCATTTATTAAAGAAAAGTTATTATTTTTAAAATTTAACTTCATTAATTTCACATTAGTATCCTCAAATCTTTCAGCCTTTACACTACATTATAAAATACAAGTAGCTTTTATTCATTACATTATAGCATTTATTAGAATAACTATAAATAGATCTAATCTTTAAAAACAAACTTCTTCTTTTCAATACAGGGTTATTTTTCGAGGTCACTAAAAAACTAAAAATATTACTAATTTAGATATATTTATATATTTTTACAGGTCATTTATGTCTAAAAAATCGTTACAAGGCTACCTGTACAGAGAAGTATTCTTCTGTTACTACATTATCAAACCCAATCGGAGTAACATTTTTTTGTTAATTGTAGTCTTTTAGCAATTTTAACACCTCAAATAAAAAAATTACAGATATCGGACACAGAAGAATTTCTTCCGAATCGAACATGTAATTTTAATCGTTAAAGTGCTGTAAACCGTTGATAACACTATGTATTTGGTGGAGGCAAGGCAGTTAGAGAGATTATACAAAAAAACGTCGTTACTTATGACACGCTTCATCTTACATAATTCTAAAAACCACATAAAATATAAAAAACCGTACTGAATTTGTCCAGTACGGTTATTATGTATCGTGGGTTTCAATGGTGGAGGCGATGGGTGTCGAACCCATGTCCGAAAGTCGCAATACGTGAGCATCTCCGAGTGCAGTCCATATTTTTACATTCCCTCTACTGAGCGCCCATGGACAGGCTTTCAGTTTCAGTAGCTTCATAAATTCCGTTCCTGAGGCAAAGCTTACTCAGGCTCGTTTCACCACTATCGACGCCAGACTCCAGTTCGTGGTCCTCCCGGGCTGACGGCCAGCAGACTAAGCTGCTAAAGCTAAATTATTATTTTCGTTTGCGTTTAAATTTAATCCCATAGTTTTTTAACGCGGGCCCATAGGTTCCCTCGACTCGCTTCTCAAATACAACATACCCCCGTCGAAACCAAGTACGCCCCCATGTATAATTGGGTTTACCTAATTTTAAGGTTTTATATTGTTACGCAAACTATTATTTCAATATTTAGTTTTCAATAAGTCAAGATTTAATATCTCCAACTTGCAACTATTATATTACATCAAATTTATATATTAATCAATAGTAATTTTTATCTAGACATTTTCTATAAACCAGTAAAAGAAAATGTTTCATATATTTAATTAAAAATTAGTATTTTGCTCTTTCTTTCATCTGTCTATCTATATCTCTCTTTGCAGCTTTTTCAAGCATAGCATCTCTTTTATCATAATTTTTCTTACCTTTTGCTACTGCTAAATTTACTTTTACTCTTCCACTTTTAAGATAAAAAGCCAATGGTATTAAAGTATACCCCTGCTGCATAGTAAATCCTAGTAATCTTGATATTTCGCTTTTATGAAGAAGCAATTTTCTATCTCTTAGTGGATCTCTATTAAATATGTTTCCTTTTTCATAAGGACTTATATGAACATTACATACAAATATTTCACCATTTCTTATTTCTGCATAGCTATCTTTTAAATTTGCCTTACCTGCTCTTATAGATTTTACTTCTGTTCCAACTAACTCTATACCAGCTTCCATAGCCTCTTCTATAAAATAATCATGTCTTGCTTTTCTATTTTCTGCAAGAGTTTTATTTGTTGACGTTTTTTTAGCCATTAAAATCACCTACCTTATAGTTTTTATTCATTATATTATACATATAAGTCTATATCAATATACTTCATTATGCAATATATAGCTTATTCATAACCTTATAATGGCCAATCTTAATCTTTTTAGTATTAATCTTCTAAAAATGTTAGCTATCATTAATAATAATTTTTAGTACATTTCAACACAATAGGTTAAATATGGACTCAATTCTACATTATTGTCTACTTTTCAAAATTAGTAAAATGTTATATAATTCTTTTAAAATACAAATTTTGATAACATTTTGAAACTTTCAAATTATAAAAAAGATTGGATGTGGAAATTATGTACACTATACTACATCTTGAACAAAGTAGTTTTATAAAAAAACTAGTAAAAAATATCTTACTTGAAAATGGTTTTAACTGTATTTCTGTAGATACTGCAGAAGAAGCTTATGGAACTTTGAAAGACCTTAATGGCAAGGTTGACCTAATAATAACTTCTTTATTATTAGAAGATACTAGCATTGAGGAATTCATGAAAACTATTAACAACAACAATTTAAACAAAAATATACCTGTATTTGTTGTGACTGGTAATGAATTAGAAAATACTCAAAAAAGAATCTTAAACTTGGGTGTTTCTGATTATATCACTAAAAATAACCTAGGTGAAGAACTTCTTAAACATGTAAAATACATAATGAAAGAAAATGAACTTTTAAATTGTCTGAAGGAGGCTAAAATAGCTTGTGTAGACGATAGTCATTTTGATCGTACCATAATGAAAGATATTCTATCTAGACACGACGTACAAAATGTAGATTTCTATTCATCAGGAAAAGATTTAATGGAAAGCCAAAAACATTATGATTTGTATCTTGTGGATATTGTACTGGAAAATGAATTTGGAAAAAATATTATTATAAGACTTAGACGTGATAACATAAATTCTTCAATTATAATGACTTCATCATTAACTAATACCAAAACTGTTGCCAGTATGTTAAATGCTGGTGCTAATGATTATATAAGAAAGCCTATTCAAGAGGACATATTTATGGCTAAACTAAAATCCAATATGAGAACTTATGCTTTAATAAAACAATTAGAAAAACAATAAAAGCACTATGTCACGTAACTTTTTAGATGGACAGTGAAGGAAAACTTACCTTCACTGTCCTCTGTCAATTGTCCTCTAAAAAAATTACTCCTCAATATTACTTGTTTCATCAGTATTTTCAAGTTCTTCTTTCTTTTCTGGCTTAAGTAGCTCAAAATAAATTTCGTGAGCAAACATATCTACCTTGGATACTTTTATTTTGGCTTCATCTCCTAATTTATATACATTTTTAGTTCTTTCTCCTATAAGACTTAAATGTTTCTCGTCATATACATAGTAGTCATCATCAAGGCTGCTAATATGTATAAGACCTTCTATAGTATTATGAAGCTCTACAAACATTCCAAAGTTAGTTACAGAAGATATTATGCCTTCAAATTCTTCACCTATTCTCTCACTCATATATTCTGCCTTTTTAAGATCTTCTACTTCTCTTTCAGCATCTTGAGCTACTCTTTCCATTTCAGATGATTGCTTTGATGCATATTCAACTTCTGTTGTCAGCCTTTGTATTCTCTTGTCACTGATTTGTCCATTTATAAATTCTTTTATTATCCTGTGTATAATTAAATCAGGATATCTCCTTATAGGAGATGTAAAATGACAATAATATCTTGCCGCAAGTCCAAAGTGACCTGTACATTCTGGAGCATACCTAGCCTTCATCATGGAACGAAGTAAAAGAGTACTTACTACTGTTTCTTCCTTTTTTCCTTTTACTTTTTCTACTATATCCTGCAGGGCTTTCGGATGAATTTCCTGTCCAATCTTAACTACATATCCTAAATTATGAACAAACTCATTGAAATTTATAAGTTTTTCTTCATCTGGTTCCTCATGTATTCTATATACAAAAGGCATGTTAGCCCAATACATATGTTCAGCTATAGTTTCATTGCAAACTAACATGAATTCTTCTATTATTCTATTGGCAATTGCTCTTTCATAAGGTTTAATTTCTATAGGCTTTCCAAGTTCATCAAGAATTATCTTGCACTCTTCAAATTCAAAATCTATAGCTCCTCTTTGCATTCTCTTTTTATGAAGTATGCCACAAAGCTCTTCCATAAATTTAAAAGTATCTACTAAATAATCATATCTCTTTGTAACTTCTTCATCGTTATCTCTAAGTATTTTTGTTACATCTGTATATGTCATTCTCTCGCTAGTTTTTATTATACTTTCTACAATGTTGTGATCTACCACTTTACCTGTTTTATCAATTTCCATAAAACAGCTTAAAGTTAATCTATCTACTTTAGGATTTAAACTACATATTCCATTGGATAACTTTTTAGGGAGCATTGGAATAACTCTATCTATAAGATACACTGAAGTTCCTCTCTTTAAAGCTTCCTTATCCAAAGGATTTTTATCCTTTACATAATTAGATACATCTGCTATATGAACTCCTAAATAATAATTACCATTTGGAAGTTTTTCAAGTGACACAGCATCATCCAAGTCCTTTGCATCTTCACCATCTATAGTTACTATAGTTAAATCTCTTAAATCTTTTCTTCTTTTATATTCTTCTTCTGGTATTTCTTCTGATATACTATCTGCATAAGTTTCTACCTTTTCTGGAAACTCTTCTGGTAAATTATTCTTTTTTATTATAGTTAAAATATCTATTCCCTTTTCCCCTTTTTTACCAAGTATCTCCAATACTTTACCTTCAGGATTTCTTCTTTTATCCGGCCAACTTGTTATATCTGCTATAACTATATCTCCTGTCTTAGCTCCATTCCTGCTTCCCTTTGGAATAAATACATCTTGATGTATTCTCTTTTCTTCTGGTACAACAAATCCAAAATTTCTGCTATCTTCATATACTCCTATAACAGTTTTATTTGCTCTTTCAAGAATTCTGATTATTTCACCTTCACACTTTTTGCCTCTATTCTCTTCTCTAGTTATCTTTACTACTACTTTATCTCCATTCATAGCTCCATTCATATAAGAGGAAAGTATAAATATATCTGGTTTGTCATCATCAGTGATTACAAAACCAAAACCCTTTGGATGCCCTTGAAGTTTTCCAACTACCAACCCCATTCTCTCTGGAATTCCATAGTATTC harbors:
- a CDS encoding response regulator, whose translation is MYTILHLEQSSFIKKLVKNILLENGFNCISVDTAEEAYGTLKDLNGKVDLIITSLLLEDTSIEEFMKTINNNNLNKNIPVFVVTGNELENTQKRILNLGVSDYITKNNLGEELLKHVKYIMKENELLNCLKEAKIACVDDSHFDRTIMKDILSRHDVQNVDFYSSGKDLMESQKHYDLYLVDIVLENEFGKNIIIRLRRDNINSSIIMTSSLTNTKTVASMLNAGANDYIRKPIQEDIFMAKLKSNMRTYALIKQLEKQ
- the smpB gene encoding SsrA-binding protein SmpB, whose protein sequence is MAKKTSTNKTLAENRKARHDYFIEEAMEAGIELVGTEVKSIRAGKANLKDSYAEIRNGEIFVCNVHISPYEKGNIFNRDPLRDRKLLLHKSEISRLLGFTMQQGYTLIPLAFYLKSGRVKVNLAVAKGKKNYDKRDAMLEKAAKRDIDRQMKERAKY
- the rnr gene encoding ribonuclease R, encoding MNIRETLINFMTEQAYKPMNMRELERVFDIKKAERKVFEKVLEEMERDGDVVKTRTEYYGIPERMGLVVGKLQGHPKGFGFVITDDDKPDIFILSSYMNGAMNGDKVVVKITREENRGKKCEGEIIRILERANKTVIGVYEDSRNFGFVVPEEKRIHQDVFIPKGSRNGAKTGDIVIADITSWPDKRRNPEGKVLEILGKKGEKGIDILTIIKKNNLPEEFPEKVETYADSISEEIPEEEYKRRKDLRDLTIVTIDGEDAKDLDDAVSLEKLPNGNYYLGVHIADVSNYVKDKNPLDKEALKRGTSVYLIDRVIPMLPKKLSNGICSLNPKVDRLTLSCFMEIDKTGKVVDHNIVESIIKTSERMTYTDVTKILRDNDEEVTKRYDYLVDTFKFMEELCGILHKKRMQRGAIDFEFEECKIILDELGKPIEIKPYERAIANRIIEEFMLVCNETIAEHMYWANMPFVYRIHEEPDEEKLINFNEFVHNLGYVVKIGQEIHPKALQDIVEKVKGKKEETVVSTLLLRSMMKARYAPECTGHFGLAARYYCHFTSPIRRYPDLIIHRIIKEFINGQISDKRIQRLTTEVEYASKQSSEMERVAQDAEREVEDLKKAEYMSERIGEEFEGIISSVTNFGMFVELHNTIEGLIHISSLDDDYYVYDEKHLSLIGERTKNVYKLGDEAKIKVSKVDMFAHEIYFELLKPEKKEELENTDETSNIEE